CAACGACTCGCCATGGATAGAGCCTCATGATGACCAGTGACGCAAGCAAGACCAATGCCCTCTCCGCACTGTTGATGCTCTGTTTGAGCGCTGGTGCGATGTTCAGCGTGACCACTCAAGCCGCCGAGGCATCGCAAACCGTGACGATCTCATCCGCCAGCTCAGAATCACTGTCGACCCGACAGCAAGCGATTCCCCTGATTGCCGCGTTTATGGCGATTAGCGACATGCCTAGCCTCAACGCAGCCCTCAACCAAGGACTCGATGCGGGCCTGAGCATCAGCGAAACTCGGGAAATTCTGGTGCAGCTCTACGCCTACGTCGGTTTCCCACGCAGCCTTAATGCCTTGAACGAATTGATGACGGTGGTGCAGGCACGCAAACAACGCGGCATTGCAGATGCGCCGGGACGCGAACCAAGCCGGGCGATTCCGGTCGGGGCTGAGTTGTTGGCGGCGGGTACGGCGAATCAAACGAAGATCTCCGGCGCCCCGGTCAAAGGCCCGGTGTTCGAATTCGCGCCAGTGATCAACCAGTTCCTGCAAACCCACCTGTTCGGCGACATCTTCGAGCGCGACAACCTCGACTGGCAAAGCCGCGAACTGGCGACTGTCGGAGCGCTGGCGGCAACACCGGGAGTGGAATCGCAACTCCGCTCGCACATGCTGGCGAGCCTTCGTGTCGGACTCAGCGAGGCGCAGTTGCGTCAAGTGACCGATTTATTGAAAAAGCATGGTGATGCCCAGACCGCCGAGCGTGCGGGTACAGCGCTGGCTCAAGCCCTCGCAGCTTCGAGGAAATGAAATGACCGCTAAAAAATTGTTGGGTATCACACTCATTAGCCTTTTGGCAGCTTGCGCAAACCAACCCAATAGTTCCGGCCCACTGATAATTGAAAAACAAGGCAGCTTCGCCGCTGGCGGAACGATGACGACTGCACCAGGTACGTTCAACCCGCGCAAACCAATGACGCCCGACGGCCAGACCTATCACGGTGACCACGCCTACGCTTTCTACCAAATCCCGGTCGATGCGCGAAAACTGCCCATCGTCATGTGGCACGGCGCAGGTCAGTTCTCCAAAACCTGGGAAACAACCGCCGATGGCCGCGAGGGTTTTCAGAACATTTTTCTGCGGCGCCACTACGGCGTTTATCTGATCGATCAGCCACGGCGTGGTGATGCCGGGCGCAGCATGGTCGAGACCACAATCAAGCCGACGCCGGACGAACAACTGTGGTTCAACCAGTTCCGCATTGGCCTCTGGCCCAACTACTTCAACGGCGTGCAAGTGGCACAGGATGCCCAGACCCGCGAGCAGTTTTTCCGGGCAATGACGCCGAACACCGGGCCGTTCGACATGGGCGTCGTCTCTGATGGCGTCTCGGCGCTGTTCGACAAAATCGGCCCGGGGATTTTGTTCACCCATTCGCAAGGTGGCGGGCCGGGCTGGTTGACGGCGATCAAGAACGAAAAGGTCAAAGCCATTGTGGCGTTCGAGCCTGGAAGCAGCTTCGTGTTTGCTGAAGGTGAAGTGCCGGAAGCGATTCCCAGCGCATTTGACACGGTGCAAGGCGCTGCTGTGCCGATGGAGCAATTCATGGCACTGACGCGCATTCCGATTCTGATCCTTTACGGCGACAACATCCCCGAGCGGGCCGTTGATCTACCTGCTCAGGACAGTTGGCGCGCTCGCCTGAAGATGGCCAGGCTATGGCGCGACGCGGTCAATCGGCACGGTGGCGATGTACGACTGATCCACTTGCCTGAGATAGGCATCAAAGGCAATACCCACTTCCCCATGTCGGATCTGAACAACGTGCAAATCGCTGATCTGGTGTCGCAATTCCTCAAAGAAAAACAGCTGGACTGATCCGCCGCTCCTTTCGACTGCCTCCCTTTGATTGCTCAGGAGTTTCATGTGAAAAACACTCTCAAAGCCACGCTCATGTCGGCATTGGTCGGTCTATCTGCCGGTGAAGCCTTGGCCGCCGACTACAAAAAGAACCCGTTCACGCTGGCCTACGACGGCGCGATCACCAAGAACGAGCCGGGCAAGGTCAACATCCACCCAGTCAGCTACAAGCTCAATGGTTTAGCCATCGCCGCCAACGTTTACACCCCGGCCAATTACGATGCGAAGAAGACCTACCCGACCGTGGTCGTCGCGCACCCCAATGGCGGTGTGAAAGAACAAGTCGCAGGTCTGTACGCCCAGCGTCTGGCCGAACAGGGCTACATCACCATAACCGCCGACGCGGCGTACCAGGGCGCCAGCGGTGGTCAACCGCGTAGCATCGATAAACCCTCGTATCGCATTGAAGACATCCACGGCATGGCCGATTTCATCAGCCAGTTTGCCGGCGTTGATGACAACCGCCTGGGCCTGCTTGGTATTTGTGGTGGGGGCGGTTACTCATTAGCTGCGGCGCAAACCGACAAACGTTTCAAATCGCTAGCGACAGTGAGCATGTTCAACTCGGGCCTGGTGCGTCGCAACGGCTATAACGACTCGCAAAAAGATAGCATTCAACAACGTCTGCAGCAGGCGTCGGCGGCACGTGCGCAAGAAGCAGCCGGCGGTGCGGTTCTGTATTCCGGTGATGCCAACCTTACTGATGAACAGATTGCCAAGCTGCCCTTCGAGCTGTATCGCCAAGGCTACGAATACTACTGGAAGACCCATGCACACCCGAACTCGACCTTCAAATACACCACCAGCAGTCTGCTGGATCTGATGCGTTTCGACGCCACCGACCGTATCGAACTGATCAACCAACCGTTGCTGATGATCGCCGGCAGCAAAGCCGACAGCCTGTACATGACCCAGGATGCGTTCCCCAAAGCCACTGGCACCAAGGACAAGGAAATGTTCATCCTCGACGGCGCCACGCATATTGAAACCTATTGGGTGCCACGCTATGTCGACGCCGCAATTGGGAAACTGACGGCGTTTTACGCTCGCACCCTGTAATGAGTTCTCTGAGGGTCGCGCATCCGTGCGCAACCTGCTTTCATGGAATGATCACGCGTCCCTCATGAGAGGCTCTCATCAATGTCCCGCGCTAATCTCAATGATCTGCAAGCCTTCGTGGCCATCACCCGCGAGGGCAGTTTCACCCGTGCCGCTGCACAGTTGGGCGTCTCGCAGTCGGCGTTAAGTCACACCATGCGTGCACTTGAAAGCCGGCTCGGGGTACGCCTTTTGACGCGCACCACCCGCAGCGTTTCACCAACCGAGGCAGGTCAGCGGCTTTATCAATCGATGGCGCCGCGCTTTGACGAAATCGAACTGGAACTGGCCGCCGTCAGCGAGTTTCGCGTCACTCCTGCCGGCAATGTTCGCATCCAGGCGTCCGAGCATGCAGCGAACAATATTCTCTGGCCAAAGCTGTTGAAAGTGCTGCCCGACTACCCGGACATCAAGGTCGAAATCACCGTCGATTACGCTCTATCCGACATCGTCGCGCAGCGGTATGACGCGGGTGTGCGTCTGGGCGAACAGGTAGCCAAGGATATGATTGCCGTACCAATTGGGCCATCGTTGCGAATCGCAGTGGTGGGCTCGCCTGAATATTTTAAAGGGCGGCAAATTCCCAAGGAACCAGCGGATCTGTCCGCGCACAACTGCATTAATCTGCGTCTCCCGACTCATGGGAGTCTCATGCAGTGGGATTTCGAAAAGGACGGGCACGAACTCAAGGCCCGCGTAGAGGGGCAGTGGACATTCAACAGCAGCGTGCCAATTTTGCGTGCGGCTGTGGCGGGATGTGGTTTGGCGTTTCTTCCAGAAGACATGGTCGCCAACGAACTAGCGGGGGGCAGTCTCGTGCGGGTTCTGGAAGATTGGTGCCAGCCTTTCGCGGGCTACCATCTTTACTATCCGAATAGACGTGAGCATTCATCCGCATTTGGCGTTGTGGTTGACGCATTAGTTTATAAACAATGAGCCAGGGGTAGGGATTGCCTAATTATGGTGGTGTCCCTAAAGCGCAAGCGGAGCGCGCCGGCCCACGATGGGCCAAAGGCTTGAGGATGAAAGCCCGTAGGGCCAAAACTTGACGCAGTCAGGGTTTGGTTCAAGCCAGCCGCACTCCGAAGGGGGCAAGCCCAAAGCAGAAGCAATGTGAATCGCCCTCGAACTACTAGGCAGGTAGGTCGCCGAAGCTCTCGCGAAGTAAGCTCTGCATCATTACCGAGGCAGCGCCTTCGAGAAAATGTTCCTGACTAGCAAGTGTGCATGCTGCGCCTGGTTGGGCGATGCATCGAGACTTGATGAGTCAGAGCTACACTACCATGAGGGTTCAGCTGTGGACGGTCAAGGCTAGGTAGCGGGCCGGCATAAGCGGACGCTACTTTACAATGTCAGGTTATCTCGACGGACTGATAGCGGCCAAAGCGCTCATCCGCGATCCATGAAAGTGGACATTAAAGAGGGAATCACTAGCAGGCTTTTCGGTGATTGCACCAGAAGGCTACTAATCCCGTAATGTTAGGTGTCGCCACGGGCTGATTTTTGTGGCGTTCGGGGAGAGAAACCCGGCTTCCGCCAGGTGAGATGAAGCATTAAGGCTGCACAAAGCGCGAAGGGCAATCCCACCCACAGCGACACTTTGTAGGCCAGTAATACTCCCGCAGCGCCACCAACGAAAGCGGCTAGAACGAAAAAGCCGGCGTCTGCCATTTCCGTTCCCGGTCGAATAATAAATTTTAGTAAGCCATGCATCTGTAATTTCTCTACAAAAGGTGTGGTTGCATCGCCTTGATAGGACTAGGTCTCATCAATTGTCATTGATGCGAGTAGTTTTCTCTCGGCGTCATTGGGAAGGAGCCCTGTCGTTTCCGCGAGCAAGACAGCCTGACCGTTGCTGTTGTTCACGATCACCTCGGCTTGCGCTCGATTACCGGAATCGATCCCTATAATTTTCCACACGCAGGTCAACTCATCCCCAACATAAACCGGGCGCTTGAAACGCAAACTCATGGAGGAGGCCAACCACCCCAATTGCCCTCCGATCTCCGTAATCAATGTCGCAGTCAGCAAGCCATGAGCGACGACGCCATCAAAGCCTTTCGCTTCTGCGTACACAGCATCGGAATGCACTGGGTTGTGATCGCGCGATAGCGCTTCAAACTGGACGATGTCTGCGTCCGAAAAAGTGCGTTTGATTTCAAAAGTGTCGCCTTCCTTGAGGCCTTCTATCGCCTTTTGGCGCAGTGTGCTCATTGCGATCTCCGAAGCTCTAAAAAGTATGTTCTGGCCCAGGGAATGAGCCCGACTCGACATCTTTAGCAAAGGCTTGAGCAGCGTCACTCATCACCTTTCTCATATCCGCATACTGCTTGACGAATCGCGGTAACTGACTATCCCTTAGCCCCGCCATGTCCTGCCAGACAAGCACCTGTGCATCGCAG
The sequence above is drawn from the Pseudomonas quebecensis genome and encodes:
- a CDS encoding LysR family transcriptional regulator, coding for MSRANLNDLQAFVAITREGSFTRAAAQLGVSQSALSHTMRALESRLGVRLLTRTTRSVSPTEAGQRLYQSMAPRFDEIELELAAVSEFRVTPAGNVRIQASEHAANNILWPKLLKVLPDYPDIKVEITVDYALSDIVAQRYDAGVRLGEQVAKDMIAVPIGPSLRIAVVGSPEYFKGRQIPKEPADLSAHNCINLRLPTHGSLMQWDFEKDGHELKARVEGQWTFNSSVPILRAAVAGCGLAFLPEDMVANELAGGSLVRVLEDWCQPFAGYHLYYPNRREHSSAFGVVVDALVYKQ
- a CDS encoding MaoC family dehydratase; the protein is MSTLRQKAIEGLKEGDTFEIKRTFSDADIVQFEALSRDHNPVHSDAVYAEAKGFDGVVAHGLLTATLITEIGGQLGWLASSMSLRFKRPVYVGDELTCVWKIIGIDSGNRAQAEVIVNNSNGQAVLLAETTGLLPNDAERKLLASMTIDET
- a CDS encoding alpha/beta hydrolase; the protein is MTTAPGTFNPRKPMTPDGQTYHGDHAYAFYQIPVDARKLPIVMWHGAGQFSKTWETTADGREGFQNIFLRRHYGVYLIDQPRRGDAGRSMVETTIKPTPDEQLWFNQFRIGLWPNYFNGVQVAQDAQTREQFFRAMTPNTGPFDMGVVSDGVSALFDKIGPGILFTHSQGGGPGWLTAIKNEKVKAIVAFEPGSSFVFAEGEVPEAIPSAFDTVQGAAVPMEQFMALTRIPILILYGDNIPERAVDLPAQDSWRARLKMARLWRDAVNRHGGDVRLIHLPEIGIKGNTHFPMSDLNNVQIADLVSQFLKEKQLD
- a CDS encoding alpha/beta hydrolase — encoded protein: MKNTLKATLMSALVGLSAGEALAADYKKNPFTLAYDGAITKNEPGKVNIHPVSYKLNGLAIAANVYTPANYDAKKTYPTVVVAHPNGGVKEQVAGLYAQRLAEQGYITITADAAYQGASGGQPRSIDKPSYRIEDIHGMADFISQFAGVDDNRLGLLGICGGGGYSLAAAQTDKRFKSLATVSMFNSGLVRRNGYNDSQKDSIQQRLQQASAARAQEAAGGAVLYSGDANLTDEQIAKLPFELYRQGYEYYWKTHAHPNSTFKYTTSSLLDLMRFDATDRIELINQPLLMIAGSKADSLYMTQDAFPKATGTKDKEMFILDGATHIETYWVPRYVDAAIGKLTAFYARTL
- a CDS encoding carboxymuconolactone decarboxylase family protein yields the protein MMTSDASKTNALSALLMLCLSAGAMFSVTTQAAEASQTVTISSASSESLSTRQQAIPLIAAFMAISDMPSLNAALNQGLDAGLSISETREILVQLYAYVGFPRSLNALNELMTVVQARKQRGIADAPGREPSRAIPVGAELLAAGTANQTKISGAPVKGPVFEFAPVINQFLQTHLFGDIFERDNLDWQSRELATVGALAATPGVESQLRSHMLASLRVGLSEAQLRQVTDLLKKHGDAQTAERAGTALAQALAASRK